Within Paralichthys olivaceus isolate ysfri-2021 chromosome 19, ASM2471397v2, whole genome shotgun sequence, the genomic segment GAGGGAAAGATGGAGCCGGAGACGGACAGTGTGGCGTCGGCAGGTTTTGTTGTGGTGAAGAAAGAGATGAGCTGCAAGGCAAACCTTTTGATTCACTGGTCGATCCACATTCTAACCCTCACCTGTGGTCACCAGCTAACGGGTTTTCTCCGCTGGGTGTTTGGGCTCAGCCTTAGAGACGGGGTGAGGGGTTTGGACTTCTGGGGGGGGAGATCCGAGTAGAACTGCTGGGCCTTCATGTCGAAAGGGTTCAGATGACGTGGTTGAGGTACTCGTTGGAGGTTGACTGGGCACGCCCCAACCGGGACCCAGGACTCACTGAAAGGTTTTTATCTCCCatctggaggggggggggggggggtgtctcgGGATCCCCTGGGAAGAGCTGGACAATATGGCGCGGGAGAAGGATGCCTGGAATACCCTACTTCCACCGTGCCCAGATAAGCGGAAGATGAACGatcagatggatggatggatggaattaCGGCTCAGTAGTTGCAAAAATATACCTACACCAGCTTTAAAGTCACAAATCACTGACAGATTTGTCACAGTTCATTagaataaacacatttgaaatccATTTCGCCTTCTTTTCCACAATCTGAGCCAAAGTTAGGAAACTTCCACGATGATACAAGATCCCTTTcactccttctcctctcatGTTGAGCCATTTCATTGCTCAGGCAATCTGTTTTCcttcagaatgtttttttaatctacaaACCTCAGCAGCAGCTCGCAACTGTGCAGTATTTGTAAAAGTATTTGgcaagagtaaaaacaaaatgtagatTAGGAAATGCAGTACCACACTTTTGTTCAAAAGAAGTACTGAGATGTTTTACGAGATGTTTAAGGAGGAAAAGTCTTCCATTCACAATCTCGCACACGAAACAGTATTAGCCTCAAAATATCTCAATTTTTGCATGTTTAAAATATacactttatataaatattcagGTAAAGAACAAGTACCATGAAATAGTGATGTGCATATTTAATCTTTTAAATTAGGTATTTCTCTAACCTTACTTCCAAAAGCATCAGTTTGATCCATGTTAACATGTGTGGATTAAAGTAACTGACTTAAGCTAACATTATTATCcctgtcctgctgctgcctgaGGTAAAGCActgacctcttcctcctccactattcacacacacacacacacagatgtgcactAGTAAAATGTGAAATAGCCAGACGGGGGTTTGTGTGACCTACTCAAGTGATGACTCACATTGtatccacacaaacactgacacacacacaggggattTTGCGCCTACAGTAATTATCTTATTATGCGTGAATTCTGATTATTCACACAGAGTTCTGCAATTTGCAATTTGCCCCACATACAGTGGAactcaaccaccaccaccaccacacatcCCTCCTTCCTGTGGTTAACATTTCCACCTCAGCTTCTCTCTGCCGTTAAGATTGACCAcaaacagcccccccccccacgattCAAGATTCACAATCAGCGTGTGAATACGGGAAAACCACAGAGATGCTGGGGGGTTTGTGGGGAGAACACATTAACATAACCGTAAGAAACAAGCAGGTGAGAATGAGAAGCTTGATTGATACGAGGTTTTCAATTCCACAGAGGCCACAtcaggcaacacacacacacacacatgcctatATGGCTTCGCACCTTATTTGTATTTGAGCATAGACCATAAGGAGAGAGGACATTATGggacagtgaggacattttgctTAGGGTAAGGGGTTAcgtatttagttgtgatggttaaggttcgGGTTAGGCATGAGTTGGTGATGGTTCAGTATGTCCAGGATGGATGGAAGTCAATCGCTGCCCAAACCCGTCTCGTTGTGTTGACTTGTCTTCCTCATGGGGTCAAAGGTAAATCATGAAAGTTTAAGCTTTGTTTCAGGTCGAGGGTTCAGGGAGGACACGTAGTAACTATGGTTAATGTTGGAAATCAATGTAATAACAATGTCccctgaagtcatggagacactgtgtgtgtgttcaacctTGTATAGATGTCTTCCTGAGGACCATTTGAAGATCTtaagagtgaggacatttttggttTTGTCTCACTTTCTGGTTAAGTTACTGAAATCAGCCTGAGGGTGAGTTAGGTTTAGTATTAGAGTAAGAATGGAGAGTgaattatgccaatgagtgtcgtCAGTAagatagatgtgtgtgtgtgtgtgtgtgtgtgtgtgtgtgtgtgtgtgtgtgtgtgtgtgtgtgtgtgtgtgtgtgtgtgtgtgtgtgtgtgtgtgtgtgtgtgtaactcacCTTGTGTTGTTTCCACATCACCGCCAGCGGTTTGACATCGtgcttgttgtgttttccttcctccagaCACTTGACGCACACCGGagttttgcagctgcagcagaacatgCTGAAGTTTTCCGCTTCGTGGTCCACGCAGGTCGCCGGTTTCCGCGCGGTGGCCGGCGGCTGCTGACCCttggttcctcctcctcctcctcctgctgccgcACCTCCACCTGCCGCTGGGTTCGGCGGCGGCACCAGGCGGTGCTTGGCCAGCGGACCGCGGGATGGGTGGCACCGCTGCTGGCAGGAGTGACAGTAGAAGACGTCGCACTGCTCGCACATCACCGCCGCGTCCACCGGGTTGCGGTCGCACAGCTGACACTTCACCgccgtggaggaggaggaggaggaggaggaagcggCTGCGGCGGCGGCGCGGTTCTGCTGGTACCGCGCCACGATGGCCTCCAGCAGCCGGTTCCGAGGGAAACCCCGGAGCCCCCGCTCGTCCAGGGAGACGCTCCGGTGGCACAGCGGGCAGGTGAGGGAGCAGTGCCGGTGAGCGGCGGCCGGCGGAAACACCCGCACCCCGTTGGGGGACTTGAGCTGACAGGGGGTGTAGGAGCCGTAGCCGCTGTCGGTCTCACTGTACAGACTCATCTTGTCCATGTCCAGGTAGTCGTAGTCCGAGCTGCCCGAGGCTCGGCTCTGCACCGGGGTCTCTCCCTCCGGGGTCTGCACCGTGATGTTGCGGGCGCAGGCCAGGCACACGTTGTGGGAGCACGGCAGCAGGACGGGCTCCCGGAAGAGGGAACCGCACACGGGACATTTTAACTCTTCCTCCATCGTGTcggtgaagaggagggagaagctCCGGAGAAAACACTTTCAGCACCGACTGACGCGGACAGCTCCCCCAAAGCGGCTCTGCGCATGCGCTGCAgggaggggggcggggggggggggcggggacTGTGTGGTTTGAGTGACGGGTTCATTGAAAGGCTCTGAAACACCCTCACTGTCATGATTTGTTCACAGGGTCGAATCCAGGCTGGGTTTGTACAGCGATGGAAGTACTCGGgttattttctttacataaGAGAACTACTTCCGatgtgtaaaaatacaaatcaaagttttaaaaaaaatacttgtatTTACTggatcaaaagtaaaagtactaatTTTACAGCATTTAAAATCTTTCTGGATAATATTCTTCATCCTTTAACATATGACagggttttaatattttacatgtttgagGTTGAATTATTTACAGTTTGGTGGTTTCATCTATAACGTAATCTAAAGTATGATCAACTATAATAAAATTTAAATCTACTATATTacaataaacagaataaaacctcTTCatgtattaaattatattttaaaggaAATCTAACGAAGGAGAATAAGCCCTGTGATGTTGAAGCAGGAAACAATGAGGCTCTGATCGTCCATCATTATGTCAACGGTAATGGTGGTCATGACGATTATAATGACGATCATTTATCTGACCATGACGTaatcatctgcatttgttctgCCTGACAGCTCGAGATGGAGCGGACGCAGAAATCaagtaacattttaaaactcgacacctttaaaaactgaaaagaaagtgTTTCAGGTGACTTTGGGGAGTTGGCAGCGGAGACGACAGATGCTCGGATCATGTGGGAGAAGGATTTTTTTAACCTTTGTGTGGTTTGACGTCCCTCTGTGTTAGCTCAACATCTAATTGACCAGACAGCAGCCGTGACTGAGGCCCGTCAGGGTGGAGCATTAATCCCACTGGGACAACTTTCCATTTATCAGCCCTGTTAGTTTCATTACCTGTAAATTATGACATTCATCTAAGTCTTCACATGTACTGCAGCATACTCTGCATCTACACACATTCAACTCTACACCTTTTCCTTTGCTTTCATTGTCACTGTGCATAGagctttcattaaaaacatttaaaatcctaCACATTGAGGGTTTAAAGAATGAAATACAGGAGTTGGAAGAAGTACTCAGATGTAAATAGTCTACAGATACTCAGCTGCAAGTAAAAAATGTTACCGTATTAGTATCAATGTATATTTTAAGTACTAACCGTAAAAGTACCAATTAATCAGAATCCATTCACCTACATTATGTCTTGTTGGATAATAATTATTGAAACACGAGTGCATCGCTTGAATCGGAACAATGGGGTTGATTGTAAATGCTTTGCTGAGTCATTTCCCTCCAGGATCAATATAATCAGTTATAAGTATCTTGAGTTATAAAGTGGAATTAAATTATTCTGTATTAAACAGAAGCTGTTTCTTGGATGAAGATGCTGAGTTAAAGCATCTCTTCTAAATGTTTGCTGACCTAAAACTATTACTgtaattgtttatatttttcccTGCGCTGACTGAGTGAATTCCTCTTGAATAATCCTCCCACCCTTGTCCACCGACTCTCTGAGGAGGATAAGCTGATAACTTCACCCGAGGCTTTCCCCGAGCCCTTGATCACATCAGTGATTATAACGAGATGAGCTGTGAAGCAGAGAGAACAATCACGCGTCTAAAAATATCTGCATCGTCAGTTCCTGTTGCAGTTTTACAGCAAGAGAGGAGCAtctgtttgcatgtttcagTAACGTGATCCAGATTGGTTTTACTGGATCTGTTGTCGCTGGTCAGATgattgaattcagaattgtatCTTCTACCAAACAACAGGATATTTAGAACACAGACGTttagtaaaaataaatacaactccgacttttatgatgttttccAGGAATACGGTTCAATAGAGGGGGCGCCACAAGAGGGCAATATAGTCATGAATTAAGGATCAAGAAATAAACTTATCTTTGTGTTATTGGAAGATATATTTTAATTGAGCATGCAAATCAtctttgttgcttttattttggagagaGAGACGTTTTATTGTGGAAGTATAACTCAGTGTTTCTGTCCATCTCTGTATCCTAAGATGTTTTTagaatgaaaagtaaaagtataagaCTGGATTCATCCAATAATCTGCAGACAGAGTTTTCATTAATTATGTTGTTTCCCAGTTTTTGGCCGAtttgtttcttcctctgttACAATGGTTCCTAACTTTTGAAACGCAGCCCAACACCTCAGGCTGAATAAACACATCGAACAGGTGAAATTAATAACATCACTCGCCGCATCGCACTGAAATAATTGCAGGAGAGGAGACGTCATTAAATGCTGTTACCTCCCACTATGACTaagtcaaaatggctgctgtaaaaatgaaaagataagaCTTCTTTAATGTGACTCTTCTGGAAATGataaagaataataaatgaTAGAGAATAAGAAGAGCGCTGATGCACGTTTGAAAAATATATTGAGATAAAGTAGATGGATGGACAGGGAAGAAAGACATTGATGTTCATCtgcattgattttaaaattctaCTTATCACTTTTGAAGCAATGAAAGTCCGAGCTGCATTAAGAACTTTTTATTCAGGCTCATTAATGaagctgatatctatgagtttgtgaaaTAAATCTGAATGTGGTTAtagagggaactgttgggccattcttgttttattatctttctcttaatgtaatttttttttttggttattATTTCGGTTAAGCACTTTATgaagaaaagtgctatataaataaaggttttattattattatataatttaaagtGAACATGGAAATATAATTTTACAGCAGATATTTTTGACAAAGCAGAGAACAAAAGCGTCACTCCAACTCAGGGGAGTCATTCCAGGGTCTTTGTTTTGTGAATGCATGCTCACTGGAACAGCTCGTCGAGAACTGAgccattgttaatgttattaattACACGTGTGTGGAAATCAATATGGCTGCTGTGATAAACGTCTCTATTGCAGGAGAGTTGTGTGTCTTCAGTGTGTAAAGACACAAAGCTCAGATCTGGaggaacacagacacaacagaggATAAACCAGTGGAGGTCATTCAGTGCATTTAaaccaaataaagaaataaaggttgtgttgtgtgcattATGGTTTTTAATAGATTTCTTATGTTActgtcaaacaaacaatttGGACTTTTTACAGTAAAGCAGTGAACATTTACCAGTGCATGTTCTTTTCAGTCATCCCTTTTGAATCAGTCCTAGTATGTCAGGATACTATTTGGTGCCTGATAACGATCCAGTAGCCTGAACAATAATGATGTGAGAGGATCAAACATCacaacattttcactttctaaCAGCTGGAGTACTCAGATACTCcacgaaaaaaaaaatttgtgttACCTTATTTCAGAGAACACTGGGTCACAACGTGCCCAAAAAACTGCACAGCATATagatcattttacttttcactATTAGCCAATTTCAATAAGTATTTTTATGGGACTCCGAAGTATCTTTTCTCACATACTTACGTTTCCTAGGATTCATGTTTTATCCGTGTCCTGTCGCAAAACAACCGACGTCCAGCTGAAAGTACTGCCACGTTCGGTTACAGCTTTATTGCAGTTTCTCGCTTTTGTTGAAATGTCCTAAAGAAGCTGGGATCAGTCTCAGACCACCGACGTGGTGCTCTCTGGGTTGATGCGAACCGGCCTCGTGCTTTTCCTCAGGTCCTGCAGCTGTTTGGCCGGTTTGCCCACGCCCTCCTCGAACCTCCGCTCCACCACGGGCAGCACCGTGTCGTGGAGGAAGGTGGCGTTCTGCAGGACGAAGGCCTTCTTCTCGGGGTCCTGCTCGCAGCGGAGGCTGTAGTCCACGTGCTGCACGGCCACCAGGATGATCTCCCTCAGGCTCTCCAGCAGCACCATGTGCAGCTCGGGGAAGTAGAGCTTCAGTCCTTCCTCCAGGAAGCTCATCATCTGCTTGGTGAAGGCCACGATGGTGTAGCTCAGGTTCACCCAGCAGCCGTCACCAGTGTACTGCTCGAAGCTGCCAATGCCGCAGCTGCGCATCTCgtcctgcagagaaaaagacCAATATGATAATGTATCTGTGACATCATTCTTCCAATCTGACGTTACTTCACTGACAACTTGAGAACCAACAAGAACAAACAGAACGTGCACCTTGAGTTTAGTCAGAGCCTCGGGGGTCATGAGgttcatcctcctccacatctcCTCGGAGTTTCGGTGCTTGGTGGCTTCGATGATGATGTCGTTGTAGCTCTGCAGCGCCGCCTTGATGTCTTTGACCAGCAGCGACTGCAAGGTGAAGGTCAGGTCCAGGCCGATCTCTGTCAGCTGCTGACAGTGTTCTTTAGCCACTTTCACACACTCCGCTGCCGTTGACAGGCTCTCCTTACTGTCGAACACCTGAAGACAATAAACAGTCCCAGTTTCAGGATGACTGTCACATCATTAAACCCTGTGGTTGTCCTGTCTGACTTTGTGACTCGTCTCCTCTTCCTACCTGTTTGCTGAAGGCGTCCACGAACATCCTCATGGCCGATTTGGACCAGACCACGAAGGCAGAGTAGCAGCCTGTGTTTCCTGCAAAATCCATCTCAAACTCCTTGGCCGTCTCCAGCAAGCTGGTGAAGAAGATGTTGCAGAGTTTGTGGATGTAGAGCAGCGTGGCTCCCTCGATGCGAAGCTGCCGTATGGCCGTCTGCACCGCGGCAGCACGGTTCTTCAGAAACAGCTCGCAGGCTTTTGTGGACTGGCCTGAAACACAGCGGAATAAAACTATTCAGCAGGAGTGGAAAAGTAGATTCAGCCCAGATGTTTTAATGGATTCATGCTGTAATTCTCGATTGTGTTGTTGTCTATTGTAGCTACGACTACACACTTTTTTTAGAAAGGTTGACCTCTTCATTTTTTGCtgaaatagaaaacaataaaCATAAATTAATGGGATTTAATATTGTCCCCCAGAAACGATTAGCCCATGGTGGCGTGAAGACGGTTTAGAGAAGACACAAGACCAGCTGCTGTGTGGTGGATGTGTGAGGtgtgactgaaaacaaaatacCTAGTCTGATCAGCTGGGACACAGCCCGTCTTGTGGCTTTAGGTCCTCCGCGAAGTGAACGATCCGGAGACAACTCGAACACCAGGACCTCCGTCAGCTGCCGCACACGCTCCTCCACCGTCAGCCTGAGGTCTTTGACCTTCTGGGTGACCGGCTCGTCTTTGAGATACTCGTTGAGTTTGTCCAGCAGGTCCACGGCGCCCTCGAAGTCTCTCTGGGCGATGCAGACGTCCAGATCCTCGGGCAACTCCTGGATCCACTCCGGGCTGAGGTCCACGCCTTCTTGGGCGTCCACTGGCTCGTCCTCGTCGAAAGGGTTGGTGGACACCTCTGCTCTCACAGGTGAGATCGggacctcctcctctttcttgtGCCGCTCCTTGGTGACCTTGCTCTTCTTGGTTTCGTCCAGGATCTCCAGCCACTCCTTCTTGACCTTGCTGTTCTCCGCCTGGAAGATGCGGCTGTCGGGGAACATGAGGATCTTGAACATGTCCTTCATGGGGGGGTTGTCTTTCACGTTGATCACGGCGAAGCTCTCCAGGTCGTACAGGGCGTTGTACTTGTACTTCACGGTGCCTCTGCGGTTGGGCAGCCAGGTGGCGATCAGCAGGCAGTCGTTCATGAGGAAAGCGTGCACCTTCTGGATGGGGGACATGTTGTCCACGTCAAACTCAACCAGGTCTCCGTTGTAGACAAGGTGCCTCCCCGGGGTGTCCATGATGGTCTTAGCTCCCTCCACCTTCTCCAGCAGGGAGGTGAGCGTCCTCTGCTTCAGCTCCTCGGTCTCTTTGGGGAAAGCAGCCTGCATCTCCTTGGAGGTCTCGTCCTTGTCCGTGGACAGCAGGGCCTGGGTGATGCTCTCCATGATGCTCTTCTGCTCGGTGAGGATGTGGCTCAGCTGGTACATCTCGCTCTCCAGGTAGGAGATCTCCTTGGCCGTCTCGATGAACTGCCTGTAGTTCTTGTAGACGTTCTTCTTCAGGTTCTGCGCCGTCTCGTCCGCCAGGTTCTGGATCTTCTGCCGGTGCTCCTGCAGGTCTCGGTCGCCGTCGGACTGTTGCGACAGCTGCTTCACGTAGTTCTGCGGCTCGAAGTTCGGCGACTCGAGCAGCTTCCGGAGCCGGTTACCGGTTTCCGACATGTTGTGCGTTTGTTGTGTTAAAAATCAAGTCGACGCTAAATGTTCGCAGAGGAAGAGTCGGTCACAGCTCCTCCGTTCATTTCCGCTTTGAAACCCAAACAGGAAGTAGTCAACTCCCTTGGAACGTCACGGGATTCAGGCGAAACTCAGATGATCAACAAACAGCTCACACAGtggttattttctttaaatgatttttGTTGTGATTGAAACATAATGTCACTCTTCActcaaaatcatttaaatattaatttaaaatttaaaatttgaCAATATCTTTAATTATTTTGATCATGAAGCGACAAAAAAAGACCCCGGAAAGGTTTTTGTATCGACCAACTACATAATATACATAAAGACTacatatcccaggattcattgctttgtttttttggctCAACTTTCAGTTTCACAATAAGAGCAGATAAAAAAGCTGAGTTCTAAGAAGCCACTTGAAAACTATAAATTATAAGTTCTGATCTTACGACAGTttctaaaaatgtttattttatctcGTTTTTTTCTCTTATCTTCATCTGTTACATATTGTTATTCCTGTATCTATCTATTTTTATTCTAATGCTGTGTGATCACTACATTTGTCATTGtacttgtaaagcaccttgtaaaTGTGTTCTGCAAGGTGCtataaagtacaaaaaaatCGTATTATTATTGCTACTAAGTGGTAGAAAATACGAaaactcaagtaaagtacaattatacaaaaaactataaaagtacagcacttgttttaatttgtgtaattttattttgaaattcagcGGAAGTAGGTCAAATTTTGAGCGGAGGGACACCGGAAGTTTTTGGCGGCTGTGGGCAAACGTCAACAAGAAGAAAAGATGGA encodes:
- the exoc8 gene encoding exocyst complex component 8, coding for MSETGNRLRKLLESPNFEPQNYVKQLSQQSDGDRDLQEHRQKIQNLADETAQNLKKNVYKNYRQFIETAKEISYLESEMYQLSHILTEQKSIMESITQALLSTDKDETSKEMQAAFPKETEELKQRTLTSLLEKVEGAKTIMDTPGRHLVYNGDLVEFDVDNMSPIQKVHAFLMNDCLLIATWLPNRRGTVKYKYNALYDLESFAVINVKDNPPMKDMFKILMFPDSRIFQAENSKVKKEWLEILDETKKSKVTKERHKKEEEVPISPVRAEVSTNPFDEDEPVDAQEGVDLSPEWIQELPEDLDVCIAQRDFEGAVDLLDKLNEYLKDEPVTQKVKDLRLTVEERVRQLTEVLVFELSPDRSLRGGPKATRRAVSQLIRLGQSTKACELFLKNRAAAVQTAIRQLRIEGATLLYIHKLCNIFFTSLLETAKEFEMDFAGNTGCYSAFVVWSKSAMRMFVDAFSKQVFDSKESLSTAAECVKVAKEHCQQLTEIGLDLTFTLQSLLVKDIKAALQSYNDIIIEATKHRNSEEMWRRMNLMTPEALTKLKDEMRSCGIGSFEQYTGDGCWVNLSYTIVAFTKQMMSFLEEGLKLYFPELHMVLLESLREIILVAVQHVDYSLRCEQDPEKKAFVLQNATFLHDTVLPVVERRFEEGVGKPAKQLQDLRKSTRPVRINPESTTSVV